A window of Streptomyces sp. SAI-127 contains these coding sequences:
- a CDS encoding CoA pyrophosphatase, translating to MTRASHTKGVTLSKDGLPSWLDPVVHAVETVEPRQLSRFLPPANGAGRQSAVLILFGEGERGPELLLMERASSLRSHAGQPSFPGGALDPEDGDPQGDGPLRAALREAEEETGLDPSGVQLFGVLPKLYIPVSGFVVTPVLGWWREPTPVGVVDPNETARVFTVPVADLTDPDNRATTVHPSGHRGPAFLVESALVWGFTAGIIDRILHYADWELPWDREKQVPLDWRA from the coding sequence ATGACACGGGCGAGCCATACGAAGGGCGTGACGCTCAGCAAGGACGGCCTGCCGAGCTGGCTGGACCCGGTGGTGCACGCCGTGGAGACGGTCGAGCCGCGGCAGCTGAGCCGCTTCCTGCCGCCGGCGAACGGCGCGGGCCGGCAGTCGGCCGTGCTGATCCTGTTCGGCGAGGGCGAGCGCGGCCCCGAGCTGCTCCTCATGGAGCGGGCGAGCTCGCTCAGGTCGCACGCCGGGCAGCCGTCGTTCCCCGGCGGCGCGCTCGACCCGGAGGACGGCGATCCCCAGGGCGACGGGCCGCTGCGGGCCGCCCTGCGCGAGGCGGAGGAGGAGACCGGTCTCGACCCCTCCGGCGTCCAGCTGTTCGGCGTGCTCCCCAAGCTGTACATCCCGGTCAGTGGCTTCGTGGTGACCCCGGTGCTGGGCTGGTGGCGCGAGCCGACCCCCGTCGGGGTCGTCGATCCGAATGAAACCGCCCGCGTCTTCACCGTTCCCGTGGCGGATCTCACGGACCCCGACAACCGTGCGACGACCGTCCATCCCAGCGGTCACCGAGGTCCGGCATTCCTGGTCGAATCGGCCCTTGTCTGGGGCTTCACGGCCGGAATCATCGACCGGATCCTGCACTACGCGGACTGGGAGCTGCCCTGGGACCGGGAGAAGCAGGTCCCGCTCGACTGGCGCGCATGA
- the nth gene encoding endonuclease III — translation MEKRTSAKKAAPVRKAAAVKKATVAPKKAAAPVKKASATKTVAVKSPRNESRTALVRRARRINRELAEVFPYAHPELDFENPFQLIVATVLSAQTTDLRVNQTTPALFATYPTPEDLAAANPEEVEEILRPTGFFRAKTKSVIGLSKAIVENFGGEVPGRLEDLVTLPGVGRKTAFVVLGNAFGRPGVTVDTHFMRLVRRWQWTDETDPDKIEAAVTALFPKSDWTDLSHHVIWHGRRICHARKPACGACPITPLCPAYGEGETDPEKAKKLLKYEKGGFPGQRLNPPQAYLDAGGKAAPPLGATE, via the coding sequence GTGGAGAAGAGGACTTCGGCGAAGAAGGCGGCTCCCGTGCGGAAGGCCGCCGCCGTGAAGAAGGCGACCGTCGCTCCCAAGAAGGCGGCGGCCCCGGTGAAGAAGGCCTCGGCCACGAAGACGGTCGCCGTGAAGTCCCCGCGGAACGAGTCGCGGACGGCCCTCGTCCGCCGCGCCCGGCGCATCAACCGCGAGCTCGCGGAGGTGTTTCCGTACGCCCACCCCGAGTTGGACTTCGAGAACCCCTTCCAGCTGATCGTGGCGACGGTCCTGTCCGCGCAGACCACCGACCTGAGGGTCAATCAGACGACCCCCGCGCTGTTCGCCACGTACCCGACTCCCGAGGATCTGGCCGCGGCCAACCCCGAGGAGGTCGAGGAGATCCTCCGGCCGACCGGGTTCTTCCGGGCCAAGACCAAGTCGGTGATAGGGCTGTCCAAGGCCATCGTGGAGAACTTCGGCGGTGAGGTCCCGGGGCGGCTCGAAGACCTCGTCACGCTCCCCGGCGTGGGCCGCAAGACCGCCTTCGTCGTCCTCGGCAACGCCTTCGGGCGGCCCGGCGTCACCGTCGACACGCACTTCATGCGGCTGGTCAGGCGCTGGCAGTGGACCGATGAGACCGACCCCGACAAGATCGAGGCCGCCGTCACCGCGCTCTTCCCGAAGAGCGACTGGACGGACCTGTCGCACCACGTCATCTGGCACGGCCGCCGCATCTGCCACGCCCGCAAGCCCGCCTGCGGCGCCTGTCCCATCACCCCGCTCTGCCCGGCCTACGGCGAGGGCGAGACGGACCCGGAGAAGGCGAAGAAGCTCCTCAAGTACGAGAAGGGCGGCTTCCCGGGACAGCGGCTGAACCCGCCGCAGGCCTATCTGGACGCCGGCGGCAAGGCCGCACCGCCACTGGGGGCCACCGAGTGA
- a CDS encoding Crp/Fnr family transcriptional regulator, with product MDDVLRRNPLFAALDDEQSAELRASMSEVTLARGDSLFHEGDPGDRLYVVTEGKVKLHRTSPDGRENMLAVVGPGELIGELSLFDPGPRTATATALTEVKLLGLGHGDLQPWLNARPEVATALLRAVARRLRRTNDAMSDLVFSDVPGRVARALLDLSRRFGVQSEEGIHVVHDLTQEELAQLVGASRETVNKALADFAQRGWLRLEARAVILLDVERLAKRSR from the coding sequence GTGGACGACGTCCTCCGGCGCAACCCGCTCTTCGCGGCTCTCGACGACGAGCAGTCCGCGGAGCTCCGCGCCTCCATGAGTGAGGTGACCCTCGCGCGCGGCGACTCGCTGTTCCACGAGGGAGACCCGGGAGACCGGCTCTACGTCGTCACCGAGGGCAAGGTCAAGCTCCACCGCACCTCGCCCGACGGCCGCGAGAACATGCTCGCCGTGGTCGGCCCCGGCGAACTCATCGGCGAACTGTCCCTGTTCGACCCGGGCCCGCGCACCGCGACCGCCACCGCGCTGACCGAGGTCAAGCTGCTGGGCCTCGGCCACGGCGACCTCCAGCCCTGGCTGAACGCCCGCCCCGAGGTGGCCACCGCGCTCCTGCGCGCCGTCGCCCGCCGTCTGCGCCGCACCAACGACGCGATGTCCGACCTGGTCTTCTCGGACGTCCCCGGCCGCGTGGCCCGCGCCCTGCTCGACCTCTCGCGCCGCTTCGGCGTGCAGTCCGAGGAGGGCATCCACGTCGTCCACGACCTCACGCAGGAGGAGCTCGCCCAACTGGTCGGCGCCTCCCGCGAGACGGTCAACAAGGCCCTCGCGGACTTCGCCCAGCGCGGCTGGCTGCGTCTGGAGGCCCGCGCGGTGATCCTCCTGGACGTCGAGAGGCTCGCCAAGCGCTCGCGCTGA
- a CDS encoding nucleotidyltransferase domain-containing protein: MAAETVPPTARKGLDAQGYIEREGSLGRIPQPFRAVVAAARDRVLDLFGPRLHSAYLYGSIPRGTARVGRSDLDLLLALRDEPTDADREGVRELGEALDKEFPQIDGVGTLLYSRDLLLSEPERHDLGWFVACLCTPLLGDDLAEYLPRYRPDALLARETNGDLTLLLPRWSERIAEADSDETRTRLVRFMSRHLVRTAFTLVMPLWNGWTSDLGEMAEVFGAYYPERAEQLRAAAVLGHAPTADTAVLRTYVDDLGPWLADEYTRVHGTKSPR; the protein is encoded by the coding sequence ATGGCCGCCGAAACCGTTCCCCCGACCGCCCGCAAGGGGCTCGACGCCCAGGGCTACATCGAACGCGAGGGATCACTCGGACGGATCCCACAGCCCTTCCGGGCGGTCGTCGCCGCCGCCCGCGACCGGGTGCTGGATCTGTTCGGGCCGAGGCTGCACAGCGCGTACCTCTACGGCTCGATTCCGCGCGGCACCGCGCGGGTGGGCCGCAGCGACCTCGACCTCCTGCTCGCCCTGCGGGACGAACCGACCGACGCGGACCGGGAGGGCGTGCGGGAGCTCGGGGAGGCGCTCGACAAGGAGTTCCCGCAGATCGACGGCGTCGGAACGCTGCTGTACAGCCGGGATCTCCTGCTGAGCGAGCCGGAGCGGCACGACCTGGGCTGGTTCGTGGCCTGCCTGTGCACCCCGCTGCTCGGCGACGACCTGGCGGAGTACCTCCCCCGCTACCGTCCCGACGCCCTCCTGGCCCGCGAGACGAACGGCGACCTCACCCTCCTGCTCCCCCGCTGGAGCGAACGGATCGCCGAGGCGGACTCCGACGAGACCCGGACCCGCCTCGTCCGCTTCATGTCACGCCACCTGGTCCGCACCGCGTTCACCCTGGTCATGCCCCTCTGGAACGGCTGGACGAGCGATCTGGGAGAGATGGCGGAGGTCTTCGGCGCGTACTACCCGGAGCGCGCCGAGCAGCTACGGGCGGCAGCCGTCCTGGGACACGCCCCGACCGCCGACACGGCCGTACTGCGGACGTACGTCGACGATCTGGGCCCCTGGCTGGCGGACGAGTACACGCGCGTGCACGGCACAAAGAGCCCTAGATGA
- a CDS encoding MBL fold metallo-hydrolase — MTDAAALPGQPRGGVLSGPATPRAVNVLAPNASAMTLDGTNTWILSEPDSELAVVVDPGPLDEGHLRAVVDTAEAAGRRVALTLLTHGHPDHAEGAARFAELTGTKVRALDPALRLGDEGLGAGNVVRVGGLELRVVPTPGHTADSLCFHLPADQAVLTGDTVLGRGTTVVAHPDGRLGDYLDSLRRLRSLTVDDGVHTVLPGHGPVLEDAQGVVEFYLAHRAHRLAQVETAVENGYRTPGAVVEHVYADVNRALWPAAELSVRAQLEYLEEHGLI; from the coding sequence ATGACCGACGCCGCAGCCCTCCCCGGCCAGCCGCGGGGCGGGGTCCTCTCGGGCCCGGCCACCCCGCGGGCCGTCAACGTCCTCGCGCCCAACGCCTCCGCGATGACCCTGGACGGGACCAACACCTGGATCCTGTCGGAGCCGGACTCGGAGCTGGCGGTCGTCGTCGACCCCGGTCCGCTCGACGAGGGGCATCTCCGTGCGGTCGTCGACACGGCCGAGGCCGCCGGCAGGCGCGTCGCCCTCACCCTGCTCACCCACGGCCACCCCGACCACGCCGAAGGCGCCGCCCGCTTCGCTGAGCTGACCGGCACGAAAGTGCGGGCCCTCGACCCGGCGCTGCGGCTGGGGGACGAAGGGCTCGGCGCCGGGAACGTGGTGCGCGTCGGTGGGCTGGAACTCAGGGTCGTGCCCACTCCCGGGCACACCGCCGACTCGCTGTGCTTCCATCTCCCGGCCGATCAGGCGGTCCTGACCGGTGACACCGTCCTGGGGCGCGGCACGACCGTCGTGGCCCATCCCGACGGCCGTCTGGGCGACTATCTGGACTCGCTACGGCGGCTGCGGTCCCTGACGGTCGACGACGGCGTCCACACCGTCCTGCCGGGCCACGGGCCCGTCCTGGAGGACGCCCAGGGTGTCGTCGAGTTCTATCTCGCCCACCGGGCCCATCGGCTCGCCCAGGTCGAGACGGCCGTGGAGAACGGATACCGCACGCCCGGTGCCGTCGTAGAACATGTGTACGCGGATGTGAACCGGGCGCTCTGGCCCGCCGCCGAGCTGTCGGTGCGGGCTCAGCTGGAGTATCTCGAGGAGCACGGGCTCATCTAG
- a CDS encoding NUDIX hydrolase, whose translation MANGQWYPAEWPDRIRALADGSLQPAVPRRAATVMLLKDGPAGTVVHMLRRRTSMAFAGGAYAYPGGGVDPRDDEHHIHWAGPTRAWWAARLGVDETTAQAIVCAAVRETYEEAGVLLAGPTPESVVGDTTGAEWEADRAALVARDLSFAEFLERRGLVLRSDLLGAWTRWITPEFEPRRYDTWFFVAALPEGQRTRNASTEADRTVWIRPQDAADGYDKGELLMMPPTIATLRQLTAYGTAADALAVAPDRDLTPVLAQARLVDGEIVLSWPGHDEFTKHIPTGGASA comes from the coding sequence ATGGCAAACGGGCAGTGGTACCCAGCGGAATGGCCGGACCGCATCCGCGCGCTCGCGGACGGCTCGCTTCAGCCGGCCGTGCCCAGACGCGCCGCCACGGTGATGCTGCTGAAGGACGGGCCGGCCGGAACCGTTGTGCACATGTTGCGCAGGCGGACCTCCATGGCCTTCGCGGGAGGCGCCTACGCCTATCCCGGCGGCGGAGTCGACCCTCGTGACGACGAGCACCACATCCACTGGGCGGGCCCCACACGCGCGTGGTGGGCGGCTCGGCTCGGGGTGGACGAGACGACGGCTCAGGCGATCGTCTGCGCGGCTGTGCGCGAGACGTACGAGGAGGCGGGTGTCCTGCTCGCCGGGCCGACGCCCGAGTCGGTGGTCGGTGACACCACGGGCGCCGAGTGGGAGGCGGACCGTGCCGCTCTCGTGGCCCGTGATCTCTCCTTCGCCGAGTTCCTGGAGCGCCGGGGGCTGGTCCTGCGGTCGGATCTGCTCGGGGCCTGGACACGCTGGATCACCCCCGAGTTCGAACCCCGCCGTTACGACACCTGGTTCTTCGTCGCCGCCCTCCCCGAGGGGCAGCGCACACGCAACGCCTCCACGGAGGCCGACCGCACGGTGTGGATCCGGCCCCAGGACGCGGCGGACGGCTACGACAAGGGCGAGCTGCTCATGATGCCGCCCACCATCGCCACGCTGCGGCAGCTCACCGCGTACGGCACCGCCGCCGACGCGCTCGCCGTCGCGCCCGACCGTGACCTCACGCCTGTGCTCGCGCAGGCCCGGCTGGTGGACGGCGAGATCGTGCTCTCCTGGCCGGGGCACGACGAGTTCACCAAACACATCCCGACCGGTGGAGCCTCCGCATGA
- a CDS encoding RidA family protein: MSGAVEARLAELGLTLPSVVPPLAAYQPAVQSGVYVYTSGQLPMVEGKLPVTGKVGAEVTAEEAKALARTCALNALAAVKSVAGDLDRIARVVKVVGFVASASDFTGQPGVINGASELLGEVLGDKGVHARSAVGVAVLPLDAPVEVEVQVELGSA; this comes from the coding sequence GTGAGCGGGGCGGTCGAGGCGCGGCTCGCGGAGCTGGGGCTGACGCTGCCGTCGGTCGTGCCGCCGCTGGCCGCGTATCAGCCGGCCGTGCAGTCCGGCGTGTACGTGTACACCTCGGGGCAGTTGCCCATGGTCGAGGGCAAGCTTCCGGTCACCGGAAAGGTGGGCGCGGAGGTCACGGCCGAGGAGGCGAAGGCGCTGGCCCGGACCTGCGCGCTGAACGCGCTGGCGGCGGTGAAGTCGGTCGCGGGTGACCTCGACCGGATCGCGCGCGTGGTGAAGGTCGTGGGGTTCGTGGCGTCGGCCTCGGACTTCACGGGGCAGCCCGGTGTGATCAACGGCGCGAGTGAGCTGCTGGGCGAGGTGCTGGGCGACAAGGGCGTGCACGCGCGCAGTGCGGTGGGTGTCGCTGTGCTGCCGCTGGACGCGCCGGTCGAGGTCGAGGTGCAAGTGGAGCTGGGTTCTGCTTGA
- a CDS encoding DUF4177 domain-containing protein, with amino-acid sequence MTKKWEYATVPLLVHATKQILDTWGEDGWELVQVVPGPNNPEQLVAYLKREKAA; translated from the coding sequence ATGACCAAGAAGTGGGAATACGCGACCGTGCCGCTGCTCGTCCACGCCACGAAGCAGATTCTGGACACCTGGGGCGAGGACGGGTGGGAGCTCGTGCAGGTCGTGCCCGGGCCGAACAACCCCGAGCAGCTGGTGGCCTACCTGAAGCGGGAGAAGGCGGCGTGA
- a CDS encoding ArsA-related P-loop ATPase, whose protein sequence is MSRLQVVSGKGGTGKTTVAAALALALATEGKRTLLVEVEGRQGIAQLFETETLPYEERKIAVAPGGGEVYALAIDPELALLDYLQMFYKLGGAGRALKKLGAIDFATTIAPGLRDVLLTGKACEAVRRKDKSGRFAYDYVVMDAPPTGRITRFLNVNDEVAGLAKIGPIHNQAQAVMRVLKSKETAVHLVTLLEEMPVQETADGIAELKAAHLPVGRIVVNMVRPEVLDGTDLELVRTAQRSAVAKALSSAGLGGARRGGNAEKLVDPLIRQAEEYAERYDLEHEQRAALGELGLPLHELPLLTEGMDLAGLYELATELRKQGMS, encoded by the coding sequence GTGAGCAGGCTCCAGGTCGTCAGCGGCAAGGGCGGGACCGGAAAGACCACGGTCGCCGCAGCCCTCGCGCTGGCCCTCGCCACCGAGGGGAAGCGGACGCTTCTCGTCGAGGTAGAGGGCCGCCAGGGAATCGCGCAGCTCTTCGAAACGGAGACGCTGCCCTATGAGGAGCGGAAGATCGCCGTCGCTCCAGGGGGCGGGGAGGTGTACGCACTGGCCATCGACCCCGAACTGGCCCTCCTGGACTACCTCCAGATGTTCTACAAACTCGGCGGGGCGGGGCGCGCCCTGAAGAAGCTCGGCGCCATCGACTTCGCGACCACCATCGCGCCCGGCCTCAGAGACGTCCTCCTGACGGGCAAGGCGTGCGAGGCGGTCCGCCGCAAGGACAAGTCCGGCCGCTTCGCCTACGACTACGTCGTGATGGACGCGCCCCCCACCGGCCGTATCACCCGCTTCCTGAACGTCAACGACGAGGTCGCGGGGCTCGCCAAGATCGGCCCGATACACAATCAGGCGCAGGCCGTGATGCGGGTGCTGAAGTCCAAGGAGACGGCCGTCCACCTGGTGACGCTCCTGGAGGAGATGCCGGTCCAGGAGACCGCGGACGGCATCGCCGAGTTGAAGGCCGCCCACCTCCCGGTGGGCCGGATCGTCGTGAACATGGTGCGTCCGGAGGTGTTGGACGGCACCGACCTGGAACTCGTACGGACCGCACAGCGTTCAGCCGTGGCGAAGGCGCTGTCCTCGGCCGGACTCGGCGGCGCCCGTCGCGGGGGCAACGCCGAGAAGCTGGTCGACCCGCTGATCCGGCAGGCCGAGGAGTACGCCGAGCGGTACGACCTGGAGCACGAACAGCGCGCGGCCCTCGGCGAACTGGGTCTGCCGCTGCACGAACTGCCCTTGCTGACCGAGGGCATGGACCTGGCAGGTCTGTACGAACTGGCCACCGAGCTGCGGAAGCAGGGAATGTCATGA
- a CDS encoding ArsA family ATPase → MSPDADAHDRHRRLSPAPVLDLDPLIDDPGTRIVVCCGSGGVGKTTTAAALGLRAAERGRKVVVLTIDPARRLAQSMGIDSLDNVPRRVKGLDDSASGELHAMMLDMKRTFDEIVEAHADAERAATILNNPFYQSLSAGFAGTQEYMAMEKLGQLRARDEWDLIVVDTPPSRSALDFLDAPKRLGSFLDGRLIRLLTAPAKLGGRAGMKFLNVGMSMMTGTLGKLLGGQLLKDVQTFVAAMDTTFGGFRTRADATYKLLQAPGTAFLVVAAPERDALREAAYFVERLAAEDMPLAGLVLNRVHGSGADRLSAERALAAAENLEAAENLEEPRIVDQEGGKAGLRNSPDTYGSSESPASEAPAPDEGSPADAKNPSSERTEKGRSADPADRSVDQLTAGLLRLHADRMQLLSREQRTRDRFTALHPEVAVAEVAALPGDVHDLAGLRNIGNRLAAGQPELPEAAVD, encoded by the coding sequence ATGAGCCCGGACGCCGACGCGCACGACCGGCACCGCCGTCTTTCCCCGGCCCCCGTGCTCGATCTCGATCCGCTGATCGACGATCCGGGCACCCGCATCGTGGTCTGCTGCGGCTCGGGAGGCGTCGGAAAGACCACGACCGCGGCGGCTCTCGGCCTGCGGGCCGCCGAGCGGGGCCGCAAGGTCGTCGTGCTCACCATCGACCCGGCCCGCCGGCTCGCCCAGTCGATGGGCATCGACTCGCTGGACAACGTCCCACGCCGGGTGAAGGGTCTCGACGACTCCGCGAGCGGCGAGTTGCACGCCATGATGCTCGACATGAAGCGCACCTTCGACGAGATCGTCGAGGCGCACGCGGACGCCGAGCGGGCGGCCACGATCCTGAACAACCCCTTCTACCAGTCGCTGTCGGCGGGCTTCGCGGGCACGCAGGAGTACATGGCGATGGAGAAGCTCGGGCAGTTGCGGGCCCGGGACGAGTGGGACCTGATCGTCGTCGACACACCCCCCTCCCGCTCCGCCCTCGACTTCCTGGACGCGCCCAAGCGGCTCGGTTCCTTCCTCGACGGAAGGCTCATCCGGCTGCTCACCGCCCCGGCCAAGCTCGGCGGACGGGCGGGCATGAAGTTCCTGAACGTCGGGATGTCGATGATGACCGGCACGCTCGGCAAACTTCTGGGCGGTCAACTCCTCAAGGACGTCCAGACGTTCGTCGCCGCTATGGACACGACCTTCGGCGGGTTCCGCACCCGCGCGGACGCGACGTACAAGCTGCTCCAGGCCCCCGGGACGGCGTTCCTGGTGGTCGCGGCCCCGGAGCGGGACGCACTGCGCGAGGCCGCGTACTTCGTGGAGCGGCTGGCCGCGGAGGACATGCCGCTCGCCGGTCTGGTGCTCAACCGGGTCCACGGCAGCGGCGCAGACCGGCTCTCGGCCGAGCGGGCGCTCGCCGCCGCGGAAAATCTCGAGGCCGCGGAAAATCTTGAAGAGCCCCGCATTGTCGATCAGGAGGGCGGGAAAGCTGGACTTCGTAACTCTCCCGACACGTACGGCAGTTCAGAATCTCCCGCTTCCGAGGCACCGGCTCCTGACGAAGGCTCCCCCGCCGACGCGAAGAACCCGAGCTCGGAGCGCACGGAGAAGGGGCGGTCCGCCGACCCCGCTGACCGGTCCGTCGACCAGCTCACCGCAGGCCTGCTGAGACTGCACGCCGACCGTATGCAGCTGCTCTCCCGCGAGCAGCGCACGCGTGACCGCTTCACCGCGCTCCACCCCGAGGTGGCGGTGGCCGAAGTGGCCGCGCTGCCCGGCGATGTGCACGACCTCGCGGGGCTGCGGAACATCGGAAACCGGCTCGCGGCCGGGCAGCCGGAGCTGCCCGAGGCTGCCGTGGACTGA
- the wblA gene encoding transcriptional regulator WblA has protein sequence MGWVVDWSAQAACRTTDPDELFVQGAAQNRAKAVCTGCPVRTECLADALDNRVEFGVWGGMTERERRALLRRRPTVTSWRRLLETARTEYERGVGILPLEDDELYENYAAVS, from the coding sequence ATGGGCTGGGTAGTCGACTGGAGTGCGCAGGCGGCCTGCCGCACTACCGATCCGGATGAACTGTTCGTTCAAGGAGCAGCGCAGAACCGGGCGAAGGCGGTGTGCACCGGATGTCCGGTGCGCACGGAGTGCCTCGCCGATGCGCTGGACAACCGCGTCGAGTTCGGCGTGTGGGGAGGCATGACGGAGCGCGAGCGCCGCGCACTGCTGCGCCGGCGGCCGACCGTCACTTCGTGGCGCAGGCTGCTGGAGACCGCGCGCACGGAGTACGAGAGGGGCGTCGGCATCCTGCCACTCGAGGACGACGAACTCTACGAGAACTACGCGGCGGTGAGCTGA
- a CDS encoding transglycosylase domain-containing protein: protein MSKKRSGGGLSPTQQAAKFLGVSVLAGAVMAGIALPAAGALGLAAKGTVESFDELPTNLKTPPLSQRTTILDSEGGTIATVYSRDRTVVDLKSISPYMQKAIVAIEDSRFYQHGAVDLKGVLRALNKNAQSGGVSQGASTLTQQLVKNVAVEEAGDDPTKVAQATQQTIGRKIRELKYAIQLEEELGKKKILENYLNITFFGQQAYGVEAASQRYFSTHAKDLNLEQSALLAGIVQSPSRYDPVNDEAEATKRRNTVLQRMAEVGDVSQAEADKAKEQPLGLKVSKPKNGCITAVKGAGFFCDYVREVFLTDPVFGKTKEARAKVWNQGGLTIKTTMDPQAQKSAQKSIKEHVYQDDDVATAATIVQPGTGKILAMGQSRPYGINNKKNETTLNLSVNASMGGGAGYQPGSTFKPIVAAAAIEGGMPATKMYPSPYKMDYPAPVQACNGKIWNEKGVPVTNENTSEVGPYDMKTATAKSVNTYYVSMISDIGICPVTEMAAKMGVARADGGKMQQAPSIALGTQEMSPLTMANAYATFASRGMYCTPVAIESITQRVGEQSKSLQVPKSTCSRAMSETTADTINTLLKGVVEDGTGSEAGLGGGRASAGKTGTTDERYAAWFVGYTPNMSGAVWVGDPAHKRKMQNISIGGVSYSKVFGGKVPGPIWRDMMSGALEGKEAPQFNLVYIPDPPKEKDDGDGNDDGDNRGNDNGGNDNGGNNGGDNGNTTFPTPTFSIPENFIQGTTNGNGNGGGRG, encoded by the coding sequence ATGTCGAAGAAGCGCTCGGGCGGCGGTCTGTCGCCCACGCAGCAGGCCGCCAAGTTCCTCGGTGTCAGTGTTCTCGCGGGAGCGGTGATGGCCGGCATCGCGCTGCCCGCGGCCGGCGCGCTGGGGCTCGCGGCCAAGGGGACGGTGGAGAGTTTCGACGAACTCCCGACGAACCTGAAGACCCCGCCGCTGAGCCAGCGCACCACGATCCTCGACAGCGAGGGCGGCACCATCGCCACGGTGTACTCGCGCGACCGCACGGTGGTCGATCTCAAGAGCATCTCGCCGTACATGCAGAAGGCGATCGTCGCGATCGAGGACTCGCGCTTCTACCAGCACGGCGCGGTCGACCTGAAGGGCGTCCTGCGCGCGCTCAACAAGAACGCCCAGAGCGGTGGTGTCTCCCAGGGTGCCTCCACGCTGACGCAGCAGCTCGTGAAGAACGTCGCGGTGGAGGAGGCCGGTGACGACCCGACGAAGGTCGCCCAGGCCACCCAGCAGACCATCGGCCGCAAGATCCGCGAGCTGAAGTACGCGATCCAGCTCGAAGAGGAACTCGGCAAGAAGAAGATCCTCGAGAACTACCTCAACATCACCTTCTTCGGCCAGCAGGCCTACGGCGTCGAGGCCGCCTCGCAGCGCTACTTCTCCACGCACGCCAAGGACCTCAACCTCGAGCAGTCGGCCCTGCTCGCGGGCATCGTCCAGTCCCCGAGCCGCTACGACCCCGTCAACGACGAGGCCGAGGCGACCAAGCGGCGCAACACCGTGCTCCAGCGCATGGCCGAGGTCGGTGACGTCTCGCAGGCGGAGGCCGACAAGGCCAAGGAGCAGCCGCTGGGCCTCAAGGTCAGCAAGCCCAAGAACGGCTGCATCACGGCGGTCAAGGGCGCGGGCTTCTTCTGCGACTACGTCCGTGAGGTCTTCCTGACCGACCCGGTCTTCGGCAAGACCAAGGAGGCCCGGGCCAAGGTCTGGAACCAGGGCGGTCTGACGATCAAGACCACGATGGACCCGCAGGCCCAGAAGTCGGCCCAGAAATCCATCAAGGAGCACGTCTACCAGGACGACGACGTGGCCACCGCCGCGACCATCGTCCAGCCCGGCACCGGCAAGATCCTGGCGATGGGCCAGTCGCGGCCGTACGGCATCAACAACAAGAAGAACGAGACGACGCTCAACCTCTCGGTCAACGCGTCCATGGGCGGCGGGGCCGGCTACCAGCCCGGTTCGACGTTCAAGCCGATCGTGGCCGCGGCCGCCATCGAGGGCGGTATGCCGGCGACGAAGATGTACCCCTCGCCGTACAAGATGGACTACCCGGCCCCGGTCCAGGCGTGCAACGGCAAGATCTGGAACGAGAAGGGCGTCCCGGTCACCAACGAGAACACCTCCGAGGTCGGCCCGTACGACATGAAGACCGCGACCGCGAAGTCGGTCAACACCTACTACGTGTCGATGATCAGCGACATCGGCATCTGCCCGGTGACGGAGATGGCCGCGAAGATGGGCGTGGCGCGCGCCGACGGCGGCAAGATGCAGCAGGCCCCCTCGATCGCCCTGGGCACGCAGGAGATGTCCCCGCTGACGATGGCCAACGCGTACGCGACCTTCGCCTCGCGCGGTATGTACTGCACCCCGGTCGCCATCGAGTCGATCACCCAGCGGGTCGGTGAGCAGTCGAAGTCCCTCCAGGTGCCGAAGTCGACCTGCTCGCGGGCGATGTCGGAGACCACCGCGGACACCATCAACACCCTCCTGAAGGGCGTGGTCGAGGACGGCACCGGTTCGGAGGCAGGCCTCGGCGGCGGCCGCGCCAGCGCCGGCAAGACCGGTACGACCGACGAGCGCTACGCGGCCTGGTTCGTGGGCTACACGCCGAACATGTCCGGCGCGGTCTGGGTCGGCGACCCCGCGCACAAGCGCAAGATGCAGAACATCAGCATCGGTGGCGTGTCGTACAGCAAGGTCTTCGGTGGCAAGGTTCCCGGCCCGATCTGGCGCGACATGATGAGCGGCGCGCTGGAGGGCAAGGAGGCCCCCCAGTTCAACCTCGTCTACATCCCGGACCCGCCGAAGGAAAAGGACGACGGGGACGGCAACGACGACGGTGACAACCGCGGGAATGACAACGGCGGCAACGACAACGGTGGGAACAACGGCGGAGACAACGGCAACACCACCTTCCCGACGCCGACCTTCTCCATCCCGGAGAACTTCATCCAGGGCACGACCAACGGGAACGGCAACGGGGGCGGGCGCGGCTGA